Proteins from a genomic interval of Paenibacillus lentus:
- a CDS encoding ABC transporter substrate-binding protein produces MIKWKRLQIVAALLVCSLLLAACGGGKGDNAGATSSDAPAASNAASEKVKLRIMWWGSQPRHEATLKALELYTEKNPHITFEPEYSGMDGYLDKLSTQAAAHNEPDIIQMDPGWISDWTSRNQLEELDSMVNLADLTPSLLPIGQKDGKQYGVPLGSVAFGLIYDKAALEKLGVATPQDGWTWDDFFALAEEVKPKLAKGQYFTLDYAGNYFMFSAYHYAKGKGTLITDDGKFNIDEATFLEWTKKFEQLRNEGLVPPADLNASDKEMDPTADLLVNGKVLFRYSFSNNYTTWDSMKEGAFDLVTMPRAEEAGGWLKPSMFLSLSPNSKHKEEAAKFIDWFINDPEAGAILGTARGVPANAKIAESLIPTLPEGEQVGMKLIDATTPDGQTFTTGPEGWVNFIDKDFPLVRDELSFGRTTPEKAYESLKKAAQEYE; encoded by the coding sequence ATGATAAAATGGAAGCGATTGCAGATTGTCGCAGCGCTGCTAGTATGCTCTTTATTGTTGGCCGCATGCGGCGGTGGTAAGGGCGATAATGCTGGAGCAACGTCTAGCGATGCACCGGCTGCATCTAATGCGGCGTCAGAGAAAGTAAAGCTGCGGATTATGTGGTGGGGATCGCAGCCACGTCACGAAGCGACGTTGAAGGCATTGGAGCTGTACACCGAGAAAAATCCGCATATAACTTTCGAGCCGGAATACTCTGGAATGGACGGGTACCTGGATAAACTGTCTACTCAGGCAGCTGCTCATAACGAGCCGGATATTATCCAAATGGATCCAGGCTGGATTTCTGATTGGACATCACGTAACCAATTGGAAGAGCTCGACTCCATGGTGAACTTGGCTGACTTGACGCCAAGCCTTCTGCCAATTGGGCAGAAAGACGGCAAGCAGTATGGAGTACCGCTAGGATCGGTTGCTTTTGGGTTGATATATGACAAAGCTGCCTTAGAGAAGCTGGGCGTAGCTACTCCGCAAGATGGCTGGACATGGGATGATTTCTTCGCTCTAGCGGAGGAAGTGAAGCCTAAACTGGCGAAAGGCCAGTACTTCACCTTGGATTACGCTGGCAACTACTTTATGTTTAGTGCTTATCATTATGCCAAAGGCAAAGGGACGCTGATTACGGATGACGGCAAATTCAACATCGATGAAGCAACGTTCCTGGAATGGACGAAAAAGTTTGAACAGCTTCGCAATGAGGGACTAGTGCCTCCAGCCGATTTGAATGCGTCCGATAAGGAAATGGACCCGACGGCTGACCTGTTGGTTAACGGCAAAGTATTGTTCCGTTATTCATTCTCGAACAACTACACGACATGGGACAGTATGAAGGAAGGGGCTTTCGATCTTGTGACGATGCCGCGGGCTGAGGAAGCGGGCGGATGGTTGAAACCGTCCATGTTCCTTAGTTTGTCTCCAAACTCCAAGCATAAAGAAGAAGCAGCGAAATTTATCGACTGGTTCATCAATGATCCTGAGGCTGGAGCTATTCTAGGAACAGCGCGTGGTGTACCTGCTAATGCGAAAATCGCAGAAAGCTTGATACCGACCCTGCCGGAGGGTGAGCAAGTGGGCATGAAACTGATCGATGCTACGACTCCGGACGGGCAGACCTTTACAACGGGGCCAGAAGGCTGGGTGAACTTCATCGACAAAGATTTCCCGCTTGTACGCGACGAGCTGAGTTTTGGTAGAACAACGCCAGAGAAGGCTTATGAATCTCTGAAAAAGGCTGCGCAAGAGTACGAATAA
- a CDS encoding cache domain-containing sensor histidine kinase — MINPFKKYRIDFLFIICFAGLITLVLASTVWISYVISSRELADNTSYYQQRLLEELNNEITGRLTSIEQVSLTTSRDSDLLTFLSGKEDEFDRYRRSMGIKQALAHLTYSIPQIQAIDLYLEQPQWGDHQSYIQFHQLEEAAEQSWYSALEKNDFAWSEEHQITTFKGEASVLSFSRKIYYNTRFMGILVVHVKADWIRSMLEGYSQDSNRILLDRNGRELLSVGKPMKEAGLLESDPRFTGESGVFRLHTQPHSDENLIVYSKVADSDWMLVEITPWKQITAGSVKLAGAIISIGIGALLLAFLLTLLLSRQFMKPIAQLVKAMKTYVVGGEQAKLMNDYTNEFGVLFAGYRRLNERIEALYLSLAERYEQQRKAEIEALQANINPHFLYNTLDQLNWMAIAEGQDKMSRILELMGRMFRIGLSHGESFITIGEELTHVGCYLEIQQLRWEEGLEYEVIAEQEVQKLYIPKMTLQPFVENSMIHGFNSRQSGHILIKVAEEGERIRIIIKDDGTGLSYNHDKGNNRRKGGYGIRNVRERFSAYFGKEFDISLADGEQGGTIVSIAFPRLTEAPGRGEA, encoded by the coding sequence ATGATCAATCCATTCAAAAAATATAGAATCGATTTTCTGTTCATTATTTGCTTCGCCGGCTTGATTACACTTGTGCTCGCAAGCACGGTGTGGATTAGCTATGTCATCTCATCGCGCGAATTGGCCGATAATACATCCTATTACCAACAAAGGCTACTAGAGGAGCTGAATAATGAAATTACGGGCCGGCTTACATCGATCGAGCAGGTATCTCTTACCACCTCGAGGGACAGTGATTTGCTTACGTTTCTGTCGGGCAAGGAGGATGAGTTTGACCGCTATCGCAGGTCGATGGGCATTAAGCAGGCCCTTGCTCATCTGACCTATTCGATTCCGCAAATCCAAGCGATCGATTTATATCTGGAACAGCCCCAGTGGGGCGATCACCAGAGCTATATCCAGTTTCACCAATTGGAAGAGGCTGCGGAGCAGTCCTGGTATTCGGCATTGGAGAAGAACGATTTCGCCTGGTCGGAGGAGCATCAAATTACGACTTTCAAGGGAGAAGCCTCTGTGCTGAGCTTTTCTCGTAAAATTTATTATAATACCCGGTTTATGGGCATTCTTGTCGTGCATGTGAAGGCCGATTGGATCCGGAGCATGCTCGAAGGATATTCCCAGGATTCGAACCGCATTCTGCTAGATCGGAACGGCAGAGAGCTGCTTAGCGTTGGGAAGCCGATGAAGGAAGCCGGGCTGCTGGAGTCCGATCCGCGGTTTACAGGTGAATCGGGCGTTTTTCGTCTCCATACGCAGCCGCATAGCGACGAAAATCTCATTGTTTATTCCAAAGTAGCAGATTCCGATTGGATGCTCGTCGAGATTACGCCGTGGAAGCAAATTACGGCGGGTAGCGTGAAGCTTGCCGGAGCGATCATTTCGATTGGCATCGGTGCTTTATTGCTGGCGTTCCTGCTGACGCTCTTGCTAAGCCGGCAGTTCATGAAGCCGATTGCCCAGCTTGTAAAGGCGATGAAAACTTATGTCGTCGGAGGAGAACAAGCGAAGCTGATGAACGACTATACGAATGAATTCGGTGTTCTCTTTGCGGGCTATCGCCGATTGAATGAACGAATCGAAGCGCTTTACTTATCGCTTGCCGAGCGTTATGAGCAGCAGCGGAAGGCTGAAATTGAGGCACTGCAGGCAAATATTAACCCGCATTTTCTCTATAATACGTTGGATCAGCTCAACTGGATGGCGATCGCGGAAGGCCAAGATAAGATGAGTCGCATTCTCGAGCTAATGGGCCGCATGTTCCGGATCGGCTTGTCCCATGGGGAGAGCTTCATTACGATCGGTGAGGAGTTGACCCACGTGGGCTGTTATTTGGAAATCCAGCAGCTGAGATGGGAGGAAGGATTGGAGTACGAGGTAATAGCTGAGCAAGAGGTACAGAAGCTGTATATCCCGAAGATGACGCTCCAGCCCTTCGTTGAAAATTCGATGATCCATGGATTTAATTCAAGACAGAGTGGCCATATCCTGATCAAAGTGGCAGAGGAAGGCGAACGCATCCGCATTATCATCAAGGATGATGGGACGGGGTTATCTTATAACCATGATAAGGGAAATAACCGGCGCAAGGGTGGATACGGAATTAGGAACGTAAGGGAAAGATTCTCGGCGTATTTCGGCAAGGAATTTGATATCTCACTCGCGGACGGTGAGCAGGGAGGGACGATCGTATCGATTGCTTTTCCACGGCTTACCGAAGCACCGGGAAGGGGCGAAGCATAA
- a CDS encoding response regulator transcription factor codes for MWKIGIIDDDRGVLQGIKRAIPWDELNAEWAGEALNGEEGLAMIQSACPDIVITDLYMPVMNGLDMIEQLRQNGYKGKVIILSGYSDFEYARQALRLNVSDYLSKPVSVPTLKSVLGEAIADLEKQEERRVKQDELLQKLRLYEPFVEKEWVKSAAAGTLQNSSLDMEIPTPYRYWSECDHTVLGIELVRNQRSAKLSLSDWSLLRFAISNIIGEVTQGIFVSFDYTDLHTNRSVIIVHSEPTEPADRLRERLEQLGVRLIDCVKSYLKLKIRIGIGERKNSIKDIGSSTEEAFRVIDLNLQPAVPGYDLFVYTQELHSGDAQAPVRPIKLYLELAGAIRTSQENQARKIIRDYMTRLEKEKGITKSYVGMLAGELWGIIAFAFYEMGTVLDDIFSNECITREIADLNRPSELAEWLGAKIGIVFSSREWGGNGKHRQAVDFMMEYIHEHYAEDITLAGLADKVYISRNYLSMIFKNITGETFNNYLTRVRIEKARELLMEKKVLVYEVAEMVGYKNVPYFSTVFKKITGMNPTEIVK; via the coding sequence ATGTGGAAGATTGGAATCATCGATGACGACCGCGGGGTGCTGCAGGGAATCAAAAGAGCGATCCCCTGGGATGAGTTGAATGCAGAGTGGGCAGGAGAGGCGCTGAACGGAGAAGAAGGTCTGGCAATGATTCAGTCTGCTTGTCCTGATATCGTCATAACCGACTTATATATGCCTGTCATGAACGGACTCGATATGATCGAGCAGCTGCGGCAAAACGGATATAAGGGCAAGGTCATTATTTTGAGCGGATATTCTGATTTTGAATATGCCCGCCAGGCTTTGCGGCTGAACGTGAGTGATTACTTGTCCAAACCGGTCAGCGTCCCTACCCTTAAGTCTGTGCTCGGCGAAGCCATAGCCGATCTGGAGAAGCAGGAGGAGCGGCGGGTGAAGCAGGATGAGCTGCTTCAGAAGCTGAGGTTGTATGAGCCGTTTGTAGAGAAGGAATGGGTGAAGTCGGCTGCGGCGGGCACTTTGCAGAATTCAAGTCTGGATATGGAAATTCCAACACCCTATCGTTACTGGTCTGAATGCGATCATACCGTTCTTGGCATTGAATTGGTTCGTAATCAACGGTCAGCGAAGCTCAGCTTGTCTGATTGGAGCCTCCTTCGTTTTGCAATCAGCAACATTATTGGGGAAGTGACCCAGGGGATCTTCGTCTCCTTTGACTATACAGATTTGCACACGAACCGCTCTGTGATTATTGTGCACAGCGAGCCCACCGAGCCAGCTGATCGATTGCGTGAGCGGCTGGAGCAGCTTGGCGTTCGCTTGATCGATTGCGTCAAGAGCTATTTGAAGTTGAAGATTCGCATCGGGATCGGTGAGCGCAAGAATAGCATCAAGGATATCGGCAGCTCGACAGAAGAAGCCTTTCGCGTTATCGACTTGAATCTGCAGCCGGCAGTTCCCGGTTATGATTTATTTGTCTATACACAGGAACTGCACAGTGGAGATGCACAAGCGCCGGTTCGGCCCATCAAGCTGTATTTAGAGCTGGCTGGAGCTATCCGAACGTCGCAGGAAAATCAGGCGCGTAAAATTATTAGGGATTATATGACACGGCTTGAGAAAGAAAAAGGCATCACGAAGTCATATGTCGGCATGTTGGCTGGTGAGCTATGGGGAATTATTGCTTTTGCTTTCTATGAGATGGGAACGGTCTTGGATGATATTTTTTCGAATGAGTGTATTACCCGTGAAATTGCTGATTTAAATCGGCCTTCTGAGCTGGCCGAGTGGCTCGGCGCCAAAATCGGAATCGTGTTCAGCAGCCGTGAATGGGGTGGCAACGGCAAGCATCGGCAGGCCGTCGACTTCATGATGGAATATATCCACGAGCACTACGCCGAGGATATCACTCTGGCTGGGCTTGCAGATAAAGTGTACATTTCGCGTAATTACCTCTCGATGATTTTTAAGAACATTACGGGGGAGACGTTTAATAATTATTTGACAAGAGTGCGAATTGAGAAGGCTCGAGAACTCTTGATGGAGAAGAAAGTTCTGGTATATGAAGTCGCGGAAATGGTCGGATACAAAAACGTTCCTTATTTCAGCACGGTGTTTAAGAAAATTACTGGGATGAACCCGACGGAAATCGTGAAATAA
- a CDS encoding alpha-glucuronidase family glycosyl hydrolase produces MNSNYDLAWLRYDKVSADGAGREQSLALQQLQGYLSNIVMADGVSSQVFRTAIQELTKGIGSLTGEQPSLSHTVEADRFLAVGTLEDTGNLGHLPLLNDSLEAAEAARLGEEGYVIREVAREGKDYIVIAGRTEKGLLYGVFHFLRLLQTGQASEALDLVEAPKYQLRMVNQWDNMDGSIERGYAGQSVFYQDNKIVSDLTRVRQYARMLASVGINGIAINNVNVHEVETKLITPELLPDVARVADVFRDYGIRLYLSVNFAAPLELGGTSTADPLEPVVQEWWKERAADIYRYIADFGGFLVKADSENRPGPFTYGRDHADGANMLAEALEPYGGLVLWRCFVYDCHQDWRDRKTDRARAAYDHFKPLDGRFKDNVILQIKNGPMDFQVREPVSPLFGAMKQTNQMLEFQITQEYTGQQRHVCYLIPQWKEVLEFDTLCQGEGSKVKDIVAGQVHPYKYSGITAVSSIGDDYNWTGHYLAQSNLYGYGRLLWNPELSAEEIAEEWTNMTFGDDQAVVNTILDILMESWPTYENYTSPLGVGWMVVPHYHYGPDVDGYEYSKWGTYHFADRDGIGVDRTQATGTGYSAQYVGANAALYDSLETCPDELLLFFHHVPYTHVLKSGKTVIQHIYDTHFAGVEQVEQWIVRWDALEKDKLDQQRYTHVKERLLEQLESAKHWRDVINTYFYRKSGIQDQHNRVIY; encoded by the coding sequence ATGAATAGTAATTATGATTTAGCTTGGCTGCGGTATGACAAAGTATCAGCGGATGGAGCAGGTAGGGAACAATCTCTAGCGCTGCAGCAGCTTCAAGGGTATTTGAGCAATATCGTGATGGCCGACGGGGTGTCTTCCCAGGTATTTCGCACGGCAATACAGGAGTTGACGAAGGGCATTGGCTCATTGACAGGCGAGCAGCCTTCTCTCTCTCATACCGTGGAAGCTGATCGCTTTCTGGCTGTAGGTACGTTGGAGGATACGGGCAACCTCGGCCATCTGCCGTTGCTAAATGATTCACTGGAGGCAGCGGAAGCAGCTCGTTTGGGAGAAGAAGGTTATGTTATCCGCGAGGTGGCTAGAGAAGGCAAGGATTACATTGTTATTGCCGGGAGAACGGAAAAGGGACTGCTTTACGGTGTGTTTCATTTTTTGCGTCTGCTGCAAACGGGTCAGGCGTCGGAGGCGCTGGATTTAGTCGAGGCGCCGAAGTATCAGCTACGGATGGTTAATCAATGGGACAATATGGACGGGAGCATTGAGCGCGGGTATGCAGGTCAATCGGTTTTTTATCAGGACAATAAGATCGTCTCGGATCTGACCCGCGTACGGCAATATGCCCGAATGCTGGCCTCTGTCGGGATTAATGGTATAGCCATCAATAATGTCAACGTACATGAGGTGGAAACGAAGCTGATTACGCCAGAGCTGTTGCCTGACGTTGCTCGGGTGGCCGATGTGTTCCGCGATTATGGGATTCGCCTTTATCTCAGCGTTAACTTTGCCGCGCCACTCGAGCTGGGGGGGACGTCCACTGCTGATCCGCTGGAGCCAGTTGTACAAGAATGGTGGAAGGAGCGCGCGGCGGATATTTATCGCTACATCGCTGATTTTGGTGGATTTCTGGTCAAGGCTGATTCCGAGAATCGTCCGGGGCCGTTCACGTATGGCCGGGATCATGCGGATGGTGCCAATATGTTGGCAGAAGCACTGGAGCCTTATGGCGGACTCGTATTGTGGAGATGTTTTGTATATGATTGCCATCAGGACTGGCGGGATCGCAAAACCGACCGTGCCCGCGCAGCCTATGATCATTTCAAGCCACTGGACGGCAGGTTTAAGGATAATGTTATTTTGCAAATCAAAAATGGCCCGATGGATTTCCAGGTCAGAGAGCCGGTATCGCCGCTGTTCGGTGCCATGAAGCAAACGAATCAGATGCTGGAATTTCAGATCACTCAGGAATATACAGGACAGCAAAGGCATGTATGCTACTTGATTCCGCAGTGGAAAGAGGTACTAGAGTTCGATACGCTATGCCAGGGTGAAGGCAGCAAGGTGAAGGATATTGTCGCCGGACAGGTTCATCCGTATAAATATAGTGGGATTACAGCGGTATCCAGCATTGGCGATGATTATAACTGGACAGGGCATTATCTTGCTCAATCCAATTTGTACGGATATGGTCGGCTGTTGTGGAACCCGGAGTTGAGCGCGGAAGAGATCGCCGAGGAATGGACGAATATGACCTTTGGTGACGATCAGGCTGTGGTGAATACCATTCTGGACATTCTTATGGAATCCTGGCCGACCTACGAGAACTATACCTCTCCGCTTGGCGTAGGCTGGATGGTCGTGCCGCATTATCACTACGGTCCAGACGTGGACGGGTATGAGTACTCCAAATGGGGCACCTATCATTTTGCGGATCGCGATGGCATCGGTGTAGACAGAACTCAAGCGACAGGTACGGGATACTCGGCTCAATACGTTGGTGCAAATGCAGCTCTATATGACAGCCTGGAGACTTGCCCAGATGAGCTATTGTTATTTTTCCATCATGTACCCTATACCCATGTCTTGAAATCCGGTAAGACCGTTATTCAACATATTTATGACACCCACTTTGCAGGGGTCGAACAGGTGGAGCAGTGGATCGTGCGCTGGGATGCCCTGGAGAAGGATAAGCTTGACCAGCAGCGTTATACTCATGTGAAGGAGCGTCTGCTGGAGCAGCTCGAGAGCGCCAAGCATTGGCGGGATGTGATCAATACGTATTTTTATCGTAAATCAGGTATCCAGGATCAGCATAATAGAGTGATTTACTAG
- a CDS encoding CynX/NimT family MFS transporter, protein MKESKNDTSKRPGIEAAPLSSSIRNTGNDLDNNSNKTLKANNRPAKQRLGASALLIIAILLTAATLRSPLTGVGSLIGEIQSTTGLSHTAAGMLTTLPLIAFAIFALAAPKLAWRFGMERTLLYCMVVMTAGILVRSLPNIPALFFGTALIGSAIAVCNVLVPGLIKRDLPHRIGLMTSLYTSSMNGWAAIASGISIPLSHSAGWRGALVYWAILSAVAALIWIPQLRRNSNNYKSQGARSYRKTGVVWRSSIAWQVTIFMGFQSIMFYVGISWLPEILQEQGLNPAKAGWMLSLMQVASMAGSFLMPLIASRTQSQKGLAAVSSALFLIGFGGIWIGSSALTSLFIIAIGLGCGTTFSLVILFFALRSRTADQAAELSGMAQSFGYLLAAVGPTLFGFIHDQSGNWSVPLATITGLSLLTIVFGYAAGRKGYVGPE, encoded by the coding sequence ATGAAAGAATCAAAAAACGACACATCAAAACGACCAGGAATTGAAGCTGCCCCACTCTCTTCCTCTATCCGAAATACGGGTAATGATCTTGACAATAATTCAAATAAAACCTTGAAGGCCAACAATCGTCCTGCAAAGCAAAGACTTGGCGCATCAGCACTGCTGATTATAGCTATTCTGCTCACTGCGGCAACGCTGCGTTCGCCACTCACTGGCGTTGGCTCGCTTATTGGCGAAATCCAAAGCACTACAGGGCTATCACATACGGCTGCGGGCATGCTGACCACGCTGCCGCTCATCGCCTTTGCCATTTTCGCCCTCGCCGCTCCCAAACTGGCATGGCGGTTCGGTATGGAGCGAACACTGCTCTACTGCATGGTCGTTATGACAGCGGGAATTCTTGTACGTTCCCTGCCTAATATTCCTGCATTGTTTTTCGGAACCGCCTTAATCGGCAGTGCGATCGCGGTTTGCAATGTGTTGGTCCCCGGCTTAATCAAACGCGACCTCCCGCATCGAATTGGCCTGATGACCAGCTTATACACCTCGTCCATGAACGGGTGGGCAGCCATTGCCTCCGGAATCAGCATCCCTCTTTCCCACAGTGCAGGGTGGAGAGGTGCGCTCGTCTATTGGGCCATTTTGTCAGCTGTAGCCGCCTTAATATGGATTCCCCAGCTCCGCCGCAACAGTAACAACTACAAATCACAGGGTGCACGTTCTTATCGTAAAACAGGAGTCGTCTGGAGATCTTCCATTGCCTGGCAGGTAACAATCTTCATGGGCTTCCAATCGATCATGTTCTATGTAGGCATTTCCTGGCTACCGGAAATATTGCAAGAACAGGGATTGAATCCTGCAAAAGCGGGCTGGATGCTCTCCCTGATGCAAGTTGCAAGTATGGCCGGATCTTTCCTGATGCCACTTATCGCCTCCAGAACGCAAAGTCAAAAAGGACTAGCTGCCGTCTCCTCCGCTCTGTTCCTCATCGGATTCGGAGGCATCTGGATCGGCAGTTCAGCCTTGACATCTTTATTCATAATAGCAATCGGTCTCGGCTGCGGAACGACATTCAGTCTTGTCATCTTGTTCTTCGCCCTGCGTTCGCGAACAGCTGATCAGGCAGCTGAACTATCCGGAATGGCACAGTCTTTCGGCTACTTACTTGCCGCTGTTGGACCGACTCTGTTCGGCTTCATCCATGATCAGAGCGGAAATTGGTCTGTCCCGCTAGCAACAATTACCGGATTATCTTTACTAACGATAGTCTTCGGATATGCTGCCGGACGCAAAGGTTATGTCGGACCAGAATAA